The Kordia sp. SMS9 genome window below encodes:
- a CDS encoding S9 family peptidase — translation MRKLLLFSLVMLFMACTEETKKQPELVEMKPAPKISVKDFFKNSEKTSFNLSPNGEYLAYLAPYKDRMNIHVQKIGSDDVIRVTSVEDRDLAGYFWANNDRLVYARDKGGNENFHIFAVNKDGTNEKDLTPFEGVRCEIIDSLDENEAEMIVGLNKRIPQVYDPYRLNINTGALEILYENPGNITGWQTDHDGKLRLAYMTNGVDNTILYRPTEDAPFKEVMTTNFKQTLAPQYFDFDNGDVVYAVSNLGRDKAAVVKYDLKENKEIEEIFMDTEVDVSGISYSPKRKVPTFINYTRAKLNRKFLDKDAENLFKMLEEKLGADNTYYIASSNKSEDKFLIYVGNDKTRGTYYFYDTTTEDLKHLADLSPWINAEHMASMKPISYTSRDGLTIHGYLTLPVGVKAENLPVVVNPHGGPWARDNWGFNPEVQFLANRGFAVLQMNFRGSTGYGKKFWESSFKKWGQEMQNDITDGVQWLIKEGIADKDRIAIYGGSYGGYATLAGITNTPDLYAAAVDYVGVSNLFTFMETIPPYWEPYKKMLYEMVGDPNTKDSIMMRQNSPVFHVDKIKAALFVAQGANDPRVVQAESDQMVKALRDNGVTVEYMLKENEGHGFRNEENRFDFYNSMITFLNENMRTKVKG, via the coding sequence ATGAGAAAACTACTGCTTTTTTCTTTAGTGATGCTTTTTATGGCATGTACCGAGGAAACCAAAAAACAACCTGAACTTGTAGAAATGAAACCCGCTCCAAAAATTTCTGTTAAAGATTTTTTTAAGAATTCTGAAAAAACATCGTTTAATTTATCTCCAAACGGTGAATATTTGGCCTACTTAGCGCCATATAAAGACCGAATGAACATTCACGTACAAAAAATAGGAAGTGACGACGTTATACGAGTTACTAGCGTTGAAGATCGTGACCTTGCAGGATATTTCTGGGCAAATAACGACCGATTGGTATACGCAAGAGATAAAGGCGGAAATGAAAATTTTCACATTTTTGCCGTAAATAAAGATGGAACCAACGAAAAAGATTTGACACCTTTTGAGGGTGTTCGATGCGAAATTATTGATTCGCTTGATGAAAATGAAGCCGAAATGATTGTTGGATTGAACAAAAGAATTCCACAAGTTTATGATCCGTATCGCTTGAACATCAATACGGGAGCATTGGAAATATTATACGAAAACCCTGGAAATATTACGGGTTGGCAAACTGATCATGATGGAAAATTGCGTTTGGCGTACATGACCAACGGTGTAGATAATACCATATTGTATAGACCAACGGAAGATGCTCCATTTAAAGAAGTAATGACAACAAATTTTAAGCAAACGTTAGCGCCTCAGTATTTTGATTTTGACAATGGAGATGTTGTGTATGCCGTTTCTAACTTAGGAAGAGACAAAGCCGCTGTTGTAAAATACGATTTGAAAGAAAATAAAGAAATTGAAGAAATTTTTATGGATACCGAAGTGGATGTAAGCGGTATTTCATATTCTCCAAAAAGAAAAGTGCCTACTTTCATCAACTATACAAGAGCAAAACTTAACAGAAAGTTTTTAGATAAAGACGCCGAGAATCTTTTTAAGATGTTAGAGGAAAAATTAGGTGCAGACAACACATATTATATCGCATCAAGCAATAAAAGTGAAGACAAATTTTTAATCTATGTTGGAAACGATAAAACACGAGGAACGTATTATTTTTATGATACAACAACAGAAGATTTAAAGCATTTGGCAGATTTAAGTCCTTGGATCAATGCTGAACACATGGCAAGTATGAAACCTATCTCCTACACATCTAGAGATGGCTTAACGATTCACGGATATTTAACCTTACCGGTTGGTGTAAAAGCTGAGAACTTGCCTGTGGTGGTAAATCCGCATGGTGGTCCTTGGGCGCGTGATAATTGGGGATTCAATCCAGAAGTACAGTTTTTAGCAAACAGAGGTTTTGCGGTTTTACAAATGAATTTTAGAGGTTCTACGGGTTATGGAAAGAAGTTTTGGGAAAGTTCTTTTAAGAAATGGGGACAGGAAATGCAAAACGATATTACCGATGGTGTACAATGGCTGATTAAAGAAGGCATTGCTGATAAAGATAGAATCGCGATTTACGGCGGAAGTTACGGTGGTTATGCGACACTAGCAGGAATTACCAACACGCCCGATTTATATGCAGCAGCGGTTGATTACGTAGGTGTTTCAAACTTATTCACGTTTATGGAAACCATTCCTCCATATTGGGAACCTTATAAGAAAATGTTATACGAAATGGTGGGCGATCCAAATACGAAAGATAGCATTATGATGAGACAAAATAGTCCTGTGTTTCATGTAGATAAGATTAAAGCAGCATTATTTGTGGCACAAGGAGCAAACGATCCACGTGTAGTTCAGGCAGAATCTGATCAAATGGTAAAAGCATTGCGTGATAATGGTGTGACTGTCGAATATATGCTGAAAGAAAATGAAGGTCACGGATTTAGAAATGAAGAAAATCGTTTTGATTTTTACAATTCTATGATCACATTTTTAAATGAAAATATGCGTACCAAAGTGAAAGGATAA
- the fabG gene encoding 3-oxoacyl-[acyl-carrier-protein] reductase gives MKLLEGKTAIITGASRGIGKGIAQVFAAHGANVAFTYSSSVEAANELEKELNGLGIKAKGYQSNAADFQQAQELAAEVLKDFGSIDVLINNAGITKDNLLMRISEEDFDKVIEVNLKSVFNMTKAVQRTMLKQRKGSIINMSSVVGVKGNAGQTNYAASKAGIIGFSKSVALELGSRNIRSNVIAPGFIETEMTGKLPEDVVKGWRAAIPLKRGGTPEDVANTCVFLASDMSAYITGQVLNVDGGMLT, from the coding sequence ATGAAATTACTAGAAGGCAAAACAGCCATCATTACAGGCGCGAGTAGAGGAATAGGTAAAGGAATAGCACAAGTATTTGCGGCACATGGCGCAAATGTTGCGTTTACATACAGTTCTTCCGTAGAAGCTGCCAATGAATTAGAAAAAGAACTAAACGGATTAGGCATAAAAGCGAAAGGATATCAAAGCAATGCAGCCGATTTTCAACAAGCACAAGAGTTAGCCGCAGAAGTATTAAAAGACTTTGGCTCGATTGATGTATTAATCAATAATGCAGGAATCACGAAAGATAATTTGTTGATGCGTATTTCAGAGGAAGATTTTGACAAAGTAATAGAAGTCAACCTAAAGTCCGTTTTCAACATGACCAAAGCGGTACAACGCACCATGTTAAAACAACGAAAAGGATCTATTATAAACATGAGTTCTGTAGTTGGAGTCAAAGGAAATGCTGGGCAAACAAATTACGCCGCTTCCAAAGCAGGAATTATTGGTTTTTCAAAATCGGTAGCGTTGGAATTGGGATCCAGAAATATTCGTAGCAACGTGATTGCACCAGGTTTTATAGAAACAGAAATGACAGGAAAATTGCCTGAAGATGTCGTAAAAGGTTGGAGAGCCGCAATTCCGTTAAAAAGAGGAGGAACACCCGAAGATGTAGCCAATACCTGTGTGTTTCTTGCAAGCGATATGTCAGCATACATCACTGGGCAAGTGCTCAATGTGGATGGCGGCATGTTAACATAG
- a CDS encoding VWA domain-containing protein translates to MRFLSVFALLLLIINPKFKQKSYYTEKPVLTIAVDNSSSIAELGYDEKVTTIVGQLKNSKELQDKFEIDTYTFSKKLEESDSINFTGTQTNISKALKDLNNLYKDAIAPTILITDGNQTYGNDYQFLSSKIKQPIFPVVAGDTTTFVDLKIDQLNANKYAYLKNKFPVEVIATYTGNETVQTNLVLTANGKRLASKALTFSPTDNSKVVNLNISATKIGVQTLRATLTPLEAEKNTQNNSRYFAVEVIDQKVKIALVSEIIHPDLGALKKSLESNELRGVDILKPNEASGRLNEYQLVILYQPNTKFQKVYENSQRLEKNTFTITGTQTDWNFLNDIQTSFRKDDLQEREEVQGQLNPNYANFLIDNIDFSDYPPLENAFGEVEFNVAHEIILTQIISGVSTKSALLATYTDNNKRAAILAGENIWKWRANSFLAQENFIEFDTFLGKLVQYLASNKKRERLTVGYESFYYGNREIQLTAQYFNPSYEFDANANLTAIIKNKDTDETTTYPMLLNTGFYTVDLNNLPPASYDFTVRAEGKNIRKSGSFKILEFDIEKQFLNADTNRLQAIAAKTNGKAFHINDNSQNIISEIINDQRFKTIEKSNEKVVSLIDWKYLLALIAVFLALEWFLRKYFGLI, encoded by the coding sequence TTGAGATTTTTAAGTGTTTTTGCACTATTATTGCTCATTATCAATCCAAAATTTAAACAAAAAAGTTACTACACGGAAAAACCTGTTTTAACGATTGCGGTGGACAATTCTTCTTCCATAGCAGAATTGGGTTATGACGAAAAAGTCACGACAATTGTTGGACAATTAAAAAACTCCAAAGAATTGCAAGATAAATTTGAGATTGATACCTATACTTTCTCAAAAAAATTAGAAGAAAGCGATTCTATCAACTTTACAGGAACGCAAACAAACATTAGCAAAGCGTTAAAAGACCTTAATAATCTCTACAAAGACGCCATTGCACCTACGATTCTCATTACAGATGGAAACCAAACCTATGGAAACGATTATCAGTTTCTATCATCCAAAATAAAACAACCGATATTTCCTGTTGTTGCTGGCGATACAACCACTTTTGTGGATTTAAAAATTGATCAGTTAAACGCAAATAAATACGCATACCTAAAAAATAAATTTCCTGTAGAAGTGATTGCGACGTATACTGGAAATGAAACGGTTCAAACGAATTTAGTGCTGACCGCAAATGGAAAACGTTTGGCAAGCAAAGCCTTGACGTTTTCGCCAACAGACAATTCTAAAGTGGTGAATTTGAATATTTCGGCAACCAAAATTGGCGTACAAACCTTGCGTGCTACGTTAACGCCTTTAGAAGCTGAAAAAAACACCCAAAACAATTCGCGCTATTTCGCCGTAGAAGTGATTGATCAGAAAGTAAAAATTGCGTTAGTTTCTGAAATCATTCATCCCGATTTAGGCGCACTCAAGAAAAGTTTAGAAAGTAACGAATTGCGCGGAGTAGACATTTTAAAACCGAATGAAGCTTCTGGCAGACTCAATGAATATCAGTTAGTAATTCTGTATCAACCAAACACAAAGTTTCAAAAAGTATATGAAAACAGTCAACGTTTAGAAAAAAACACGTTTACCATTACAGGAACGCAAACCGATTGGAACTTTCTAAACGACATCCAAACCAGTTTTCGCAAAGACGATTTGCAAGAACGGGAAGAAGTACAAGGACAACTCAATCCCAATTATGCCAACTTCTTAATTGATAATATTGACTTCTCAGACTATCCACCACTCGAAAATGCTTTTGGCGAAGTAGAATTCAACGTAGCCCATGAAATCATTCTAACGCAAATCATTTCAGGTGTTTCTACAAAATCAGCCTTGTTGGCAACCTATACTGATAACAACAAACGTGCTGCAATTTTAGCAGGAGAAAACATCTGGAAATGGCGCGCCAACAGTTTTTTAGCACAAGAAAACTTTATCGAATTTGACACCTTTCTAGGGAAATTAGTGCAATATCTAGCATCGAATAAAAAACGAGAACGTTTAACCGTTGGATACGAATCGTTTTACTATGGAAATCGTGAAATTCAACTCACAGCACAATACTTCAATCCTTCGTATGAATTTGATGCGAATGCCAATCTCACCGCAATTATCAAAAACAAGGACACGGATGAAACTACTACATATCCAATGTTGCTAAACACAGGTTTTTATACGGTCGATTTAAACAATTTGCCGCCAGCATCGTATGATTTTACAGTACGCGCGGAAGGCAAAAATATCCGCAAATCGGGAAGTTTTAAAATCTTAGAATTTGACATCGAAAAACAATTCTTAAACGCTGATACAAATCGTTTACAAGCGATTGCCGCGAAAACAAACGGAAAAGCATTTCATATTAATGACAATTCTCAAAACATAATTTCTGAAATAATTAACGATCAACGCTTCAAAACAATTGAGAAAAGTAACGAAAAGGTCGTATCTTTGATAGATTGGAAATACTTGCTTGCATTGATAGCAGTATTCTTGGCATTAGAGTGGTTTTTGAGAAAATACTTTGGCTTGATTTAA
- a CDS encoding prohibitin family protein has product MDKLPKIGIPILIIVIVAIVLIAKSAVTINSGEAGVLFKTFGDGVVTDEPPMGEGFHIVAPWNKVYIYEVRQQELFEKMKVLSSNGLEIQIDASAWYEPVYNQLGNLHQSLGQGYLQRVIQPAIRSAARSVIGRYTPDDLYSTKRDAIQVEIYEETKKILDKQYVQLNEVLVRDVTLPPTIKEAIERKLKQEQESLEYEFRLVTAQKEAEKVRIEAQGKADANKILSTSLTDKILQDKGIEATIKLSESPNSKVIVIGSGDSGLPLILGGNQ; this is encoded by the coding sequence ATGGACAAATTACCTAAAATTGGAATTCCAATATTAATCATTGTAATTGTAGCAATTGTACTTATAGCAAAATCTGCGGTAACAATAAACTCTGGAGAAGCAGGTGTATTATTTAAAACCTTTGGTGATGGTGTGGTAACTGATGAACCACCAATGGGAGAAGGTTTCCATATTGTAGCACCTTGGAACAAGGTTTACATTTATGAAGTACGTCAACAAGAGCTTTTTGAAAAAATGAAGGTATTATCTTCAAATGGATTAGAAATACAAATTGATGCATCTGCTTGGTATGAGCCAGTATATAATCAATTAGGGAATCTACACCAGTCATTAGGACAAGGGTATTTACAGCGTGTAATACAACCAGCTATTCGCAGTGCCGCAAGAAGTGTTATTGGACGTTATACTCCAGATGATCTGTATTCAACGAAACGTGATGCAATTCAGGTTGAAATTTATGAAGAAACCAAGAAAATACTTGACAAACAATATGTGCAATTAAATGAGGTATTGGTGCGAGATGTAACTTTGCCTCCAACAATTAAAGAAGCAATTGAGCGTAAATTAAAGCAGGAGCAAGAATCTTTAGAATATGAATTTAGACTGGTAACAGCTCAAAAAGAAGCTGAAAAAGTACGTATTGAAGCGCAAGGTAAAGCAGATGCAAACAAAATTTTAAGTACGTCACTTACGGACAAGATTCTTCAAGACAAAGGAATTGAAGCAACAATAAAACTATCTGAATCTCCAAATAGCAAAGTAATTGTAATTGGTTCTGGAGACAGCGGATTGCCTTTAATTCTAGGAGGAAATCAGTAA